From the genome of Rhizobium sp. NXC24, one region includes:
- the mdcA gene encoding malonate decarboxylase subunit alpha: MRDWNTKGRERLARLEAGQRFSAGKLVDPQHLVAFLEAILRPGDRVCLEGDNQKQADLLAKALSKVDVDNVHDLHMVQSGVVLPEHLDIFESGVARRLDFSYSGPQSARIARMMFGGQIELGAVHTYLELFARYFIDLTPQVALIAAVSADKAGNLYTGPNTEDTPTVVEATSFGKGLVVAQVGEIVERVPRVDIPADQVHFVVDAKRPFYVEPLFTRDPAAITETQILTAMLAIKGLYAPYGVRRLNHGIGFNTAAIELLLPNYGERLGLKGKVCTHWALNPHPTLIPAIEAGWVEQIHCFGSEVGMENYMQARPDIFFTGPDGSLRSNRAFCQTAGLYACDMFIGSTLQIDLSGNSSTVTGSRVAGFGGAPNMGSDARGRRHPSEAWLRAGREADPAAATPALRRGRKLVVQIGETFGDGMVPMFVERLAALDLADKLQLDLAPVMVYGDDVTHIVTEEGIANLLLCRDKDEREQAIRGVAGYTEVGRARDRKMVEHLRQRKVIQRPEDLGIDPLDADRSLLAAHSIKDLMLASGGLYRPPTRFRNW, translated from the coding sequence ATGCGAGATTGGAACACAAAGGGCCGTGAAAGGCTGGCACGTCTAGAAGCCGGCCAGCGCTTCTCTGCCGGCAAGCTTGTCGACCCGCAGCACCTCGTAGCTTTCCTGGAAGCGATCCTGAGACCCGGGGATCGAGTTTGCCTTGAGGGCGACAATCAGAAGCAGGCCGACCTGTTGGCCAAGGCGCTGTCTAAGGTCGATGTCGACAACGTACACGACCTGCATATGGTGCAGTCGGGCGTGGTCTTACCGGAGCATCTCGACATTTTCGAAAGTGGCGTCGCCCGGCGGCTTGATTTTTCCTATTCCGGCCCGCAGTCGGCCCGCATCGCGCGCATGATGTTCGGCGGCCAGATCGAACTGGGTGCCGTTCACACCTATCTGGAACTCTTCGCCCGCTACTTCATTGATCTGACGCCACAGGTGGCCCTCATCGCCGCGGTCAGCGCGGACAAGGCCGGAAATCTCTACACCGGGCCGAATACGGAAGACACGCCAACGGTCGTCGAGGCGACGAGCTTCGGCAAGGGACTGGTCGTCGCCCAGGTGGGCGAGATCGTCGAGCGTGTGCCGCGCGTCGACATTCCTGCCGACCAGGTTCATTTCGTGGTGGACGCCAAGCGCCCCTTCTATGTGGAACCGCTGTTCACGCGCGATCCCGCGGCCATTACCGAAACGCAAATTCTGACGGCAATGCTGGCCATCAAGGGACTGTATGCGCCCTATGGCGTGCGTCGCCTCAATCATGGCATCGGCTTCAATACCGCAGCCATCGAACTGCTGCTGCCGAACTATGGCGAACGGCTGGGATTGAAGGGCAAGGTCTGCACGCACTGGGCGCTGAACCCTCACCCAACTCTGATCCCTGCCATCGAAGCAGGATGGGTGGAGCAGATTCATTGCTTCGGGTCCGAAGTGGGCATGGAAAACTATATGCAGGCTCGCCCTGACATTTTTTTCACGGGACCCGACGGCTCCTTGCGCTCCAACCGTGCCTTCTGCCAGACCGCCGGACTTTATGCCTGCGACATGTTCATCGGCTCGACCTTGCAGATCGACCTTTCCGGCAACAGTTCGACCGTGACTGGCAGCAGGGTCGCAGGTTTCGGCGGCGCCCCCAATATGGGATCGGACGCCCGAGGTCGGCGTCATCCGAGCGAAGCCTGGTTGCGTGCCGGCAGGGAAGCCGACCCCGCCGCAGCCACCCCTGCCCTGCGTCGAGGACGTAAACTGGTTGTTCAGATTGGCGAGACCTTTGGCGACGGCATGGTGCCGATGTTCGTCGAGCGTTTGGCCGCGTTGGATTTGGCCGACAAGCTGCAACTCGATCTGGCTCCTGTGATGGTTTACGGCGACGACGTGACCCACATTGTTACGGAAGAGGGGATCGCCAATCTGCTGTTGTGCCGTGACAAGGACGAACGGGAGCAGGCGATCCGCGGCGTGGCCGGCTACACCGAAGTCGGTCGCGCCCGGGACCGCAAGATGGTGGAGCATCTGCGTCAGCGCAAAGTCATCCAGCGTCCCGAAGACCTTGGAATAGATCCATTGGATGCCGATCGCAGTCTGCTGGCTGCCCATTCCATCAAAGATCTGATGCTTGCCTCCGGCGGCCTCTACAGGCCGCCCACCCGGTTCCGCAATTGGTAA
- a CDS encoding NAD(P)-dependent oxidoreductase, which translates to MSAPTTTRVLMTGSTGNLGHKATMALQSVEGVSLTRIGRNGGADPEVITANLEVYDEAWVEHFKGVDTVLHLAADPRAAGDWDTVSPLNIDLALNVLRAARHAAVKRFVFASSNWVLGGYRFGKDRLNSALPPRPVNPYGASKLFVERYGRMVSDETGMAFLSLRIGYCQPGENKPGPQMAFGTWGQQMWLGNQDWAQAVEKSVTSRYEGFHAINIVSRNDGMRWDLEEAGRVIGYAPLERHRPELSFSGWLKDRTACLREKLAPSGSSVPPLGRRW; encoded by the coding sequence ATGTCAGCGCCGACCACGACCCGCGTTCTCATGACGGGATCGACGGGAAACCTCGGGCACAAGGCGACGATGGCGCTCCAATCGGTGGAGGGTGTGTCGTTGACGCGCATCGGCCGAAACGGTGGTGCTGATCCCGAGGTCATCACAGCAAACCTCGAGGTCTACGACGAAGCCTGGGTTGAACACTTCAAGGGCGTCGACACAGTTCTGCATCTAGCCGCCGACCCGCGCGCCGCCGGGGATTGGGACACCGTGTCGCCTCTCAACATCGATCTTGCGCTCAATGTCTTGCGCGCAGCGCGACATGCGGCTGTCAAGCGGTTTGTCTTTGCCAGTTCCAACTGGGTACTCGGTGGATATCGCTTCGGGAAGGATCGGCTGAATTCGGCGCTGCCGCCGCGGCCCGTCAATCCATACGGCGCTTCGAAGCTCTTCGTTGAACGCTATGGCCGCATGGTCAGTGACGAGACGGGCATGGCGTTTCTGTCGCTTCGGATCGGCTATTGCCAGCCGGGCGAGAACAAGCCCGGCCCACAGATGGCATTCGGCACATGGGGCCAGCAGATGTGGCTCGGAAATCAGGACTGGGCGCAGGCTGTCGAGAAGTCGGTTACCTCCCGGTACGAAGGTTTCCACGCGATCAACATCGTCTCTCGCAACGACGGAATGCGCTGGGACCTGGAGGAGGCTGGTCGTGTCATCGGATACGCGCCGCTTGAGCGGCATCGGCCGGAATTGAGTTTCTCAGGTTGGCTGAAGGATCGGACTGCGTGTCTTCGCGAGAAGCTCGCTCCGTCCGGTTCCTCGGTGCCGCCCTTGGGCAGGCGTTGGTGA
- the acs gene encoding acetate--CoA ligase has translation MSEKIHPVTKPVQARALIDAAKYQKWYKQSVEDPDRFWGKHGERIDWFKPYTKVKNTSFTGKVSIKWFEDGLTNVSYNCIDRHLKKHGDDVAFIWEGDNPYIDKKITYNELYEHVCRLANVLKKQGVKKGDRVTIYVPMIPEAAYAMLACARIGAVHSVVFGGFSPEALAGRIIDCQSTFVITCDEGLRGGKPVPLKDNTDTAIHIAGRHYVTVEKVLVVRRTGGKTGWAPGRDLWYHEEVAKVKPDCPPAKMKAEDPLFILYTSGSTGKPKGVLHTTGGYLVYAAMTHEYVFDYHPGDIYWCTADVGWVTGHSYIVYGPLANGATSLMFEGVPNFPDQGRFWEVIDKHKVNIFYTAPTAIRSLMGAGDQFVKRSSRSSLRLLGTVGEPINPEVWEWYYNVVGDGRCPIVDTWWQTETGGHMITPLPGATDLKPGSATTPFFGVQPQLVDNEGNLLEGAADGNLVIADSWPGQMRTVYGDHERFIQTYFSTYKGKYFTGDGCRRDEDGYYWITGRVDDVLNVSGHRLGTAEVESALVSHQHVSEAAVVGYPHAIKGQGIYCYVTLMAGQEGSDTLRQELVKHVRAQIGPIASPDKIQFAPGLPKTRSGKIMRRILRKIAEDDFGALGDTSTLADPAVVDDLIANRQNRADAA, from the coding sequence ATGTCGGAAAAGATTCATCCGGTGACGAAGCCGGTTCAAGCGCGCGCTTTGATCGACGCGGCGAAATATCAGAAATGGTACAAGCAAAGCGTCGAGGATCCCGACAGGTTCTGGGGCAAGCACGGCGAACGCATCGACTGGTTCAAGCCCTACACCAAGGTCAAGAACACGTCTTTCACGGGCAAGGTCTCAATCAAATGGTTCGAAGACGGACTGACCAACGTCTCTTACAATTGCATCGACCGCCACCTGAAGAAGCACGGCGATGACGTGGCCTTCATCTGGGAGGGCGACAATCCCTATATCGACAAGAAGATCACCTATAACGAGCTCTACGAGCATGTCTGCCGGCTGGCGAATGTCCTGAAGAAGCAGGGCGTCAAGAAGGGCGATCGCGTCACCATCTACGTGCCGATGATCCCCGAGGCCGCCTATGCGATGCTTGCCTGCGCCCGTATTGGCGCCGTGCACTCCGTCGTCTTCGGTGGTTTCTCCCCGGAGGCGCTGGCCGGCCGCATCATCGATTGCCAGTCGACCTTCGTCATTACCTGCGACGAGGGCCTGCGCGGTGGCAAGCCGGTGCCGCTCAAGGACAATACCGATACGGCGATCCACATTGCCGGCCGGCACTATGTCACCGTGGAAAAGGTGCTGGTCGTGCGCCGCACCGGCGGCAAGACCGGTTGGGCGCCGGGTCGCGATCTCTGGTATCACGAGGAGGTCGCCAAGGTGAAACCGGACTGCCCGCCGGCGAAGATGAAGGCGGAAGACCCGCTGTTCATCCTCTATACGTCGGGTTCGACCGGCAAGCCGAAGGGCGTGCTGCACACGACGGGCGGCTATCTTGTCTATGCGGCGATGACGCATGAATATGTCTTCGATTATCATCCCGGCGACATCTACTGGTGCACGGCCGATGTCGGCTGGGTGACCGGCCATTCCTATATCGTCTACGGGCCGCTGGCGAACGGCGCGACCTCGCTGATGTTCGAAGGCGTGCCGAATTTCCCGGATCAGGGCCGCTTCTGGGAGGTCATCGACAAGCACAAGGTCAATATCTTCTATACGGCGCCGACGGCGATCCGCTCGCTGATGGGTGCCGGCGATCAGTTCGTCAAGCGCTCGTCGCGCTCCAGCCTGCGCCTGCTCGGCACGGTCGGCGAGCCGATCAATCCGGAAGTCTGGGAATGGTACTATAACGTCGTCGGCGATGGCCGCTGCCCGATCGTCGATACCTGGTGGCAGACGGAGACCGGCGGCCACATGATCACGCCATTGCCGGGTGCGACCGACCTGAAGCCGGGTTCGGCGACGACCCCGTTCTTCGGCGTCCAGCCGCAATTGGTGGACAATGAGGGCAATCTGCTGGAAGGGGCGGCCGACGGCAATCTCGTCATCGCCGATAGCTGGCCCGGCCAGATGCGCACGGTCTACGGCGACCACGAACGCTTCATCCAGACCTATTTCTCCACCTACAAGGGCAAATATTTTACCGGCGACGGCTGCCGGCGTGACGAGGACGGCTATTATTGGATCACAGGCCGCGTCGACGACGTGCTGAACGTCTCCGGCCACCGGCTCGGCACGGCCGAAGTCGAATCGGCCCTCGTCTCGCACCAGCATGTCTCGGAAGCCGCCGTTGTCGGCTATCCACATGCGATCAAGGGGCAGGGCATCTATTGCTACGTGACGCTGATGGCGGGTCAGGAGGGTTCGGATACGTTGCGCCAGGAGCTCGTCAAACATGTTCGCGCCCAAATCGGCCCGATCGCCTCGCCCGACAAGATCCAGTTCGCCCCGGGCCTGCCGAAAACCCGCTCCGGCAAGATCATGCGCCGCATCCTGCGCAAGATCGCCGAAGACGATTTCGGCGCACTCGGCGATACCTCAACGCTGGCCGATCCCGCTGTTGTCGATGATCTGATCGCCAACCGGCAGAACAGGGCGGATGCGGCTTGA
- a CDS encoding biotin-independent malonate decarboxylase subunit beta yields the protein MNDPRTLRRSWYEESARGRLLHLLDAGSFTEFLGPEWRETSPHLALFDLPRQFDDGIIVGAGRIDSRPVLVAAQEGRFMGGAIGEVHGAKLTGLLQAAAKMRRDIVILFDTGGVRLQEANAGELAISEIMRAVLEARSGGVRVIGLLGGRAGCYGGGSLIAGCCSALVISEQGRLSVSGPEVIETNKGVEEFDSRDRALVWRTMGGKHRYLIGGVDVFVEDDIPAFRVGAIAALQRPAILDQAVLEAEQTRLEYRLRRFGDARDATEIWARLHIEHSAEIPDRDIETFLTTANIHRESADAAR from the coding sequence ATGAACGATCCTCGCACGCTACGCCGAAGCTGGTACGAAGAATCTGCCCGCGGCCGGTTGCTGCATCTGCTCGATGCCGGCAGCTTCACCGAATTCCTAGGCCCGGAATGGCGGGAGACAAGCCCGCACCTTGCGCTCTTCGATTTGCCTCGGCAGTTCGACGACGGCATCATCGTCGGTGCCGGCCGCATCGACAGTCGCCCCGTGCTGGTGGCCGCCCAGGAAGGGCGCTTCATGGGCGGCGCCATTGGCGAAGTTCACGGCGCCAAGCTGACAGGCCTGCTGCAAGCCGCGGCCAAGATGCGGCGGGATATCGTCATTCTCTTCGACACCGGTGGCGTGCGCCTCCAGGAGGCCAATGCCGGCGAGCTGGCGATCTCCGAGATCATGCGCGCCGTGCTGGAGGCGCGATCCGGGGGCGTGCGTGTCATCGGCCTTCTTGGCGGCAGGGCGGGCTGCTATGGCGGCGGCAGCCTGATTGCCGGCTGCTGCTCCGCGCTCGTCATCTCCGAGCAGGGGCGTTTATCCGTTTCCGGGCCGGAGGTTATCGAGACGAACAAAGGCGTGGAAGAATTCGACTCCCGCGATCGAGCCTTGGTCTGGCGAACCATGGGCGGCAAGCATCGCTACCTGATTGGCGGGGTTGATGTCTTCGTCGAAGACGATATCCCCGCTTTCCGGGTTGGTGCAATTGCCGCGCTACAACGGCCAGCCATCTTGGACCAAGCGGTGCTCGAAGCGGAACAGACGCGGCTCGAATATCGATTGCGCCGTTTTGGTGATGCCCGTGATGCCACCGAGATATGGGCCCGGCTGCATATTGAGCATTCCGCCGAAATACCGGACCGGGATATCGAGACTTTCCTCACCACAGCCAATATCCATCGGGAGAGTGCCGATGCAGCTCGCTGA
- the mdcC gene encoding malonate decarboxylase acyl carrier protein, with amino-acid sequence MENLLYELKSTQTGGTRAVALVGVVASGNLEILLERREAPDRCVIEIATPAHGFAELWAAVTEDFAARSAAGGLRITINDGGARPDMVALRLAQGVRLMEKPE; translated from the coding sequence ATGGAAAATCTGCTCTATGAATTGAAATCGACACAGACCGGCGGAACCCGCGCCGTCGCTCTGGTGGGCGTCGTCGCTTCGGGTAACCTCGAAATATTGCTTGAACGGCGGGAAGCGCCCGACCGGTGCGTCATCGAGATCGCAACGCCGGCTCATGGTTTCGCCGAGTTGTGGGCGGCGGTCACCGAAGATTTCGCGGCACGCTCTGCCGCCGGCGGTCTGCGCATCACGATCAATGATGGCGGCGCACGACCTGACATGGTGGCGCTGCGCCTGGCCCAGGGCGTGCGGCTGATGGAGAAGCCAGAATGA
- the madM gene encoding malonate transporter subunit MadM has product MEILKHGLTANSLLTAFAIVGLVMWLSNAISKHILFGRVHGSAIAIVLGLAAAFAAGLWTGGEKGVVDIPILSGIGLMGGAMLRDFAIVATAFEVDVAQARKAGAVGALALGLGTLLPFIIGSLLAVAFGYTDAVSITTIGAGAVTYIVGPVTGAALGASSAVIALSIATGVFKAVLVMVGTPIVARAIGLDNPRSAMVFGGLMGTVSGVSGGLAATDRRLVPYGALTATFHTGLGCLVAPSILYLAVRAIVGG; this is encoded by the coding sequence ATGGAGATCTTGAAACACGGCTTGACCGCCAACAGTCTGCTCACCGCGTTTGCGATCGTTGGATTGGTCATGTGGCTGTCGAACGCCATTTCTAAACATATCCTGTTTGGCCGCGTCCACGGCTCAGCCATTGCAATCGTTCTGGGGCTCGCGGCAGCCTTTGCCGCTGGTCTGTGGACCGGAGGCGAAAAAGGGGTTGTGGATATTCCCATCCTCAGCGGCATCGGCCTGATGGGCGGAGCCATGCTGCGCGATTTCGCCATCGTCGCCACAGCCTTTGAAGTGGACGTTGCGCAGGCGCGTAAGGCTGGTGCCGTCGGTGCACTGGCCCTTGGCCTCGGCACGCTGCTCCCGTTCATCATCGGGTCGTTGCTCGCCGTCGCTTTCGGTTACACGGATGCCGTATCCATAACGACGATCGGTGCCGGTGCCGTTACTTACATTGTGGGACCTGTGACGGGTGCCGCTCTGGGCGCAAGCTCAGCGGTGATCGCGCTGTCCATCGCGACCGGTGTTTTCAAGGCGGTCCTTGTCATGGTCGGAACCCCGATTGTCGCCAGGGCGATCGGTCTCGACAATCCCCGTAGCGCCATGGTGTTCGGTGGCCTGATGGGAACCGTCAGCGGCGTGTCGGGCGGCTTGGCGGCGACCGATCGTCGTCTCGTTCCCTATGGCGCATTGACTGCGACGTTTCATACGGGGCTGGGCTGCCTCGTCGCACCTTCGATCCTTTATCTTGCCGTACGGGCGATTGTGGGAGGCTGA
- the madL gene encoding malonate transporter subunit MadL translates to MVISGVAMLALCTLLGSILGDLLGMVLGVKANVGGVGIAMILLIATRLWLSRRGLLTLPLKLGVEFWGALYIPIVVAMAAQQNVLVAARSGPLVLIAGIVTVFVCFATVALMSRLGERGETMDEIEARARGELATSGNAA, encoded by the coding sequence ATGGTGATCTCCGGTGTCGCAATGCTTGCCCTTTGTACCCTCTTGGGGAGTATCCTCGGTGACCTCCTGGGGATGGTGCTTGGCGTAAAGGCGAATGTCGGCGGCGTCGGCATAGCCATGATCCTGCTCATCGCCACGCGGTTATGGCTGAGCAGGCGGGGTCTGTTGACGCTGCCGCTCAAACTCGGCGTCGAGTTCTGGGGCGCTCTCTATATTCCGATCGTCGTTGCCATGGCGGCTCAACAGAACGTGTTGGTGGCTGCGCGTAGCGGTCCGCTGGTGCTGATTGCCGGGATCGTGACGGTTTTCGTTTGCTTCGCGACCGTCGCGCTGATGAGCCGTCTCGGCGAGAGAGGCGAAACGATGGATGAAATCGAAGCGAGGGCCAGGGGTGAGCTTGCCACCTCCGGCAACGCGGCCTGA
- the iolD gene encoding 3D-(3,5/4)-trihydroxycyclohexane-1,2-dione acylhydrolase (decyclizing) gives MSTVRLTLAQAIVRFLIAQRIEDEGDVLPLFAGVHAIFGHGNVTCLGSALEEVQNELPTYRGQNEQSMALAAVAYARARRRKQIHVCSASVGPGSSNMVTAAGVAMSDRLPVLFLCGDNFASRLPDPVLQQVEHFHDMSLTTNDAFKAVSSFFDRITRPEQILNSLPQAVALMLDPAACGPATISLAQDVQGEAFDYPESFFAERVHKIPRYPAADHQIDAAVRLIKEAKRPLIIAGGGVHYSGATDELADFSDRFGIPVAETIMGRSALLHNHRLNIASIGVMGGNAGNNIGQKADLVIAIGTRLADMITGSWSVFRDPDVKFLSLNANRFDANKHMAQPVVGDAKLSLEAITAKLGDWLAPAAWADEAVREKEAWDAIVEQRTGRTNQDVPNYPQVIGAVQRNAKPDDVIVSAAGGLPGELYCTWKSIGVGTFESEYGFSCMGYEIAGAYGQKIANPEREIIAMLGDGSYMMLNSDIYSSVLTGNKIICIVCDNGGFAVINRLQTGKGGAEFNNLLASSKHAGEVPRIDFAMHARSMGAESENVTTIEELEAAIGRARQSDRTYVIALRTHPYEWMDGGSWWDVGMPEVTNRHSIATARDAQEAQRKHQRKGV, from the coding sequence ATGAGTACCGTTCGGTTGACGCTCGCGCAGGCGATTGTTCGTTTTCTAATCGCGCAGAGGATCGAAGATGAGGGCGATGTCCTCCCGCTCTTCGCCGGCGTCCATGCGATCTTCGGGCATGGGAATGTGACCTGCCTCGGTTCCGCTCTCGAGGAGGTGCAGAACGAACTTCCGACCTATCGCGGCCAGAACGAGCAGTCGATGGCGCTCGCGGCAGTGGCCTATGCCCGCGCCCGTCGCCGCAAGCAGATCCATGTATGCTCGGCGTCGGTTGGTCCTGGCTCCTCGAACATGGTGACGGCCGCTGGCGTCGCGATGTCCGATCGCCTTCCGGTCCTCTTTCTGTGCGGTGACAACTTCGCCTCGCGCCTTCCGGATCCGGTTCTCCAGCAGGTCGAGCATTTCCACGATATGTCGCTGACGACCAACGACGCCTTCAAGGCGGTCTCGTCATTCTTCGATCGCATCACTCGCCCGGAGCAGATCCTCAATTCCCTGCCGCAGGCAGTTGCTCTGATGCTCGATCCGGCCGCTTGTGGTCCCGCCACCATCTCGCTTGCCCAGGATGTGCAAGGAGAGGCCTTCGACTATCCGGAATCCTTTTTCGCCGAGCGTGTGCACAAGATCCCACGTTATCCGGCCGCTGATCATCAAATCGACGCTGCTGTCCGCCTGATCAAGGAAGCAAAACGGCCGTTGATCATTGCTGGAGGTGGCGTTCATTATTCTGGCGCCACTGACGAGCTCGCAGATTTCAGCGATCGCTTCGGCATCCCGGTCGCAGAGACGATCATGGGCAGATCCGCACTTCTTCATAACCATCGGCTCAACATCGCGTCGATTGGTGTCATGGGCGGAAACGCTGGAAACAATATCGGCCAGAAGGCTGATCTGGTAATCGCGATCGGCACGAGGCTGGCGGACATGATCACCGGTTCCTGGAGCGTGTTCCGAGATCCGGATGTCAAGTTCCTGTCGCTGAATGCAAACCGCTTCGATGCCAACAAGCACATGGCGCAACCCGTCGTCGGAGATGCGAAGTTGTCGCTGGAAGCCATCACAGCGAAACTCGGTGACTGGCTTGCTCCGGCCGCTTGGGCCGACGAGGCCGTCCGGGAAAAGGAAGCCTGGGACGCCATTGTTGAACAGCGCACGGGCCGGACGAACCAGGATGTCCCGAATTATCCGCAGGTCATCGGCGCGGTTCAGCGGAATGCGAAGCCGGATGATGTGATCGTATCCGCGGCCGGCGGTCTTCCAGGCGAGCTTTATTGCACTTGGAAGTCCATCGGGGTTGGGACGTTCGAATCCGAATACGGGTTTTCCTGCATGGGTTACGAGATCGCCGGAGCCTATGGCCAGAAGATCGCAAACCCTGAGCGGGAGATCATCGCCATGCTGGGTGACGGCTCCTACATGATGTTGAACTCCGACATCTATTCATCGGTTCTCACGGGCAACAAGATTATTTGCATCGTCTGCGATAACGGCGGATTCGCCGTCATCAATCGCCTGCAGACTGGAAAAGGCGGGGCGGAATTCAACAATCTTCTCGCTTCGTCGAAACATGCCGGCGAGGTCCCGCGTATCGACTTCGCCATGCACGCCCGTTCGATGGGCGCGGAATCCGAAAACGTCACGACGATCGAAGAGCTCGAGGCGGCGATCGGTCGCGCGCGCCAGAGCGATCGTACTTACGTCATCGCGCTTCGCACGCATCCGTACGAGTGGATGGACGGCGGCTCCTGGTGGGATGTCGGGATGCCGGAGGTGACAAACCGTCACTCGATCGCCACGGCGCGTGACGCACAGGAAGCTCAACGCAAGCACCAGCGCAAGGGAGTCTGA
- a CDS encoding GntR family transcriptional regulator, which translates to MTEIDEAGSIGQRIKLVLMDEISSGAIRPGTSLDEATLSSRFGASRTPVREALRQLEAIGLVEIRPRRGATVLPLTLPRLMEMFEVTAEMECMCVRLATHRITGMERAVLAEIHERSDLAAKADDFEQYDKLNLSFHETLYRGAHNEFLFDELMRLRARLLPFRRTQLRQPKRLEASFHEHEAILRAMMRGDATEAALIMREHMLNAALALARYMEIGEEAE; encoded by the coding sequence ATGACTGAAATTGACGAAGCCGGATCGATCGGTCAGCGCATTAAATTAGTGCTGATGGATGAGATTTCCTCCGGCGCCATAAGGCCTGGTACGAGTCTGGACGAGGCAACGCTGAGTAGCCGCTTTGGCGCTTCTCGTACGCCGGTAAGGGAGGCTCTACGTCAGCTGGAGGCGATCGGCTTGGTTGAGATCCGCCCCCGACGCGGTGCAACGGTCCTGCCGCTGACCTTGCCGCGGCTTATGGAGATGTTCGAAGTGACTGCAGAGATGGAATGCATGTGCGTCCGTCTGGCAACTCATCGCATAACTGGCATGGAACGCGCGGTTCTGGCTGAGATTCACGAGCGTTCCGACCTTGCGGCAAAAGCGGACGACTTTGAACAATATGACAAACTCAATTTATCTTTCCACGAAACGCTGTATCGCGGCGCACATAATGAGTTTCTGTTTGATGAATTGATGCGGCTGCGTGCAAGGCTCCTGCCATTTCGCAGAACTCAGCTACGTCAGCCGAAGCGATTGGAAGCGTCATTTCATGAGCATGAGGCGATCCTGCGAGCCATGATGCGCGGTGATGCGACGGAAGCAGCTTTGATCATGCGCGAGCACATGCTGAATGCGGCCCTGGCATTGGCACGCTATATGGAAATCGGCGAGGAAGCCGAATAG
- a CDS encoding IclR family transcriptional regulator C-terminal domain-containing protein: MDNDIQKRDFAQTLARGLNCLEKLAETDAPATCTEVARAMDVSRAAARRILLTLESLGYVKEERGLYASTPKVLSLGRGVLHRTNVWTAASSIIMRLADELNEPCSISVLEGLDILFVSRDATRRIYTSRLGVGDRLPAHCSASGKMLLASLPFNELDQRLDGVTLRKQGPASITDVDILKLKLGEARQADFATAVDEMENGTISIAVPLRERGGRVVAAMSVASHRDRMAPGELEERILPPLRRSAREVQDILRDYQDRNWAVL, from the coding sequence ATGGACAATGACATTCAAAAGCGCGACTTCGCGCAGACCCTCGCGAGAGGCCTGAACTGCTTGGAAAAGCTGGCCGAAACGGATGCTCCGGCAACATGCACTGAGGTCGCCCGCGCGATGGATGTCAGCCGCGCCGCGGCCCGAAGGATATTGCTTACATTAGAGAGCCTGGGATACGTGAAGGAGGAGCGCGGTCTATACGCTTCCACACCAAAGGTCCTATCGCTTGGACGGGGCGTACTTCATCGGACGAATGTCTGGACGGCGGCGTCCTCGATCATCATGCGTCTTGCCGATGAGTTGAACGAACCTTGTTCTATCTCGGTGCTGGAAGGGCTCGACATCCTGTTCGTCAGCCGCGACGCCACGCGCCGGATCTATACGTCTCGACTGGGTGTCGGCGATCGCCTTCCCGCCCACTGTTCGGCCAGTGGCAAGATGCTGCTTGCTTCATTACCTTTCAACGAATTGGACCAAAGGCTCGACGGTGTCACTCTGCGTAAACAGGGGCCTGCCTCCATTACGGATGTCGATATCCTGAAATTGAAACTGGGCGAGGCTCGGCAGGCCGATTTCGCAACTGCAGTCGATGAGATGGAGAACGGCACCATCTCGATAGCCGTTCCACTTCGCGAGAGGGGCGGTCGCGTCGTAGCTGCGATGAGCGTTGCGTCTCACCGAGACCGGATGGCACCTGGGGAGTTGGAAGAAAGAATTCTGCCGCCGCTCCGACGTTCCGCACGGGAGGTTCAAGACATATTGCGAGATTACCAAGATCGAAACTGGGCGGTACTTTAG